In Oryza sativa Japonica Group chromosome 3, ASM3414082v1, one DNA window encodes the following:
- the LOC4333654 gene encoding protein CDC73 homolog yields the protein MDPLAVLRDYAARGDLDKIIFSGDEVLFGSEYTFPANAPTAFTNKQSGRPYPLSAAVFLAQHNDLKHTDFIQAARLRRIPPVSLPDRKTFLDFLRHGHHSLPTDPLLPSALPSFAPEPQPAMPEEPEGDKASGAYIRALERTLKDRNALLDARGRDFLAVLQNATRREEERRRNKDSAPSSARHEPSSAAAAAAMAKPKVERSFGDGFVPIILVPSASQTLITIYNVREFLEDGVFVPSDERMRAMKGSGKPECVMVQKKLIRGERAGAGGGATTFEVRDKPASLKADDWARVVAVFVLGKEWQFKDWPFKDHVEIFNKVIGFYVRFEDDSVEAAKVVKQWNVKIISISKNKRHQDRTAALEVWERLEEFMRAHT from the exons ATGGATCCCCTCGCCGTGCTCCGGGACTACGCCGCCCGCGGCGACCTCGACAAGATCATCTTCTCCGGCGACGAGGTGCTCTTCGGGTCGGAGTACACCTTCCCGGCCAACGCCCCCACCGCCTTCACCAACAAGCAGTCGGGCCGCCCCTacccgctctccgccgccgtcttcctcgcgcAGCACAACGACCTCAAGCACACCGACTTCATCCaggccgcccgcctccgccgcatccCCCCCGTCTCCCTCCCCGACCGTAAGACCTTCCTCGACTTCCTCCGCCATGGCCACCACTCGCTCCCCACCGACCCATTGCTCCCCTCCGCGCTCCCGTCCTTCGCGCCGGAGCCCCAGCCGGCGATGCCCGAGGAGCCCGAGGGCGACAAGGCCTCCGGCGCCTACATCCGCGCCCTCGAGCGGACGCTCAAGGACAGGAACGCGCTCCTCGACGCCCGCGGCCGCGACTTCCTCGCCGTGCTGCAGAACGCCACGCGCCGGGAGGAGGAGCGCCGGCGGAACAAGGACAGCGCCCCCTCCTCCGCCCGCCACgagccctcctccgccgccgccgcggccgccatggcGAAGCCCAAGGTGGAGAGGTCCTTCGGGGACGGGTTCGTGCCCATCATCCTCGTGCCGAGCGCGTCGCAGACGCTGATTACGATCTACAACGTGAGGGAGTTCTTGGAGGACGGTGTGTTCGTGCCGAGCGACGAGAGGATGCGCGCGATGAAGGGGAGCGGGAAGCCCGAGTGCGTCATGGTGCAGAAGAAGCTGATTCGTGGGGAGAGGGCCGGTGCTGGTGGTGGCGCGACAACGTTCGAGGTGAGGGACAAGCCGGCTTCGCTTAAGGCAGACGATTGGGCGCGGGTGGTGGCCGTGTTTGTGCTCGGCAAGGAGTGGCAGTTCAAAGACTGGCCATTCAAAGATCATGTTGAGATCTTCAATAAGG TTATTGGTTTCTATGTGCGCTTTGAAGATGATAGTGTGGAGGCAGCcaaagtggtcaaacagtggaATGTTAAAATCATATCT
- the LOC4333655 gene encoding uncharacterized protein → MVSIGSPPQLSSPVKLGCFVEMYKWEAETRPDPATEMEAEAEAAEVTLREFTEADAEALFAWASDPRVVRFQRRDAYSHVDEARRYIVDKVLPHPWYRAICVAGADRPVGSISVKPADDLPLPEPESETGRLRSGCCRASVGYRVAHAHWGRGVATRAVRAVAEAVLAEWPWLERLEAVADVENPASQRVLEKAGFAREGVLRRYVVLKGRPRDMVMFSRVRADLEEKPAQAHGPSDGV, encoded by the coding sequence ATGGTCTCGatcggctcgccgccgcagctTTCTTCTCCGGTCAAGCTTGGCTGCTTTGTCGAGATGTATAAGTGGGAGGCAGAGACGAGACCTGACCCGGCGACGgagatggaggcggaggcggaggcggcggaggttaCACTGCGGGAGTTCACCGAGGCTGACGCGGAGGCGCTCTTCGCATGGGCGTCCGACCCGCGCGTCGTCCGGTTCCAGCGCCGCGACGCCTACTCGCACGTCGACGAGGCACGCCGCTACATCGTTGACAAGGTCCTGCCGCACCCGTGGTACCGCGCCAtctgcgtcgccggcgccgaccgccCCGTGGGATCCATCTCCGTCAAGCCGGCGGACGACCTCCCGCTCCCGGAGCCTGAGTCCGAGACCGGCCGCCTCCGCTCCGGCTGCTGCAGGGCCTCCGTCGGGTACCGGGTGGCGCACGCGCACTGGGGCCGCGGCGTGGCAACGCGGGCGGtgagggcggtggcggaggcggtgctCGCGGAGTGGCCGTGGCTGGAGCGGCTGGAGGCCGTCGCCGACGTGGAGAACCCGGCGTCGCAGCGCGTGCTGGAGAAGGCCGGGTTCGCCCGGGAGGGCGTGCTGCGCCGGTACGTCGTGCTCAAGGGGAGGCCCAGGGACATGGTCATGTTCAGCCGCGTCCGCGCCGACCTCGAGGAAAAGCCCGCTCAGGCCCATGGGCCGTCAGATGGCGTGTGA